The following DNA comes from Streptomyces sp. NBC_00690.
ACCAGCGGCCCGTCGCCCATTTCGGCGATGTGGAAACGCGCGCCGTTGGCCGCCACGTCGCGATGGGTCCAGGGACCGTCGATGCGAACGGGACTTCCACTACCGGTGTCAGGGGCGGTCATGCAGACGAGCGTGCCATACCCAAGCATGTCGTGTTTGCCATGCCTGTCCGCCCGGGAGCGCCGGGGCGAGCCCTGGTGAACGGGAGGAGGACCCGACAGTCCACACATCTGATCCGAGTGGCCCAAGGGGCCTCAGCGGCGAACGCGTGATGCGGGAGCGCCGGTCAGCGGGCCGTCGCACCGACTTCCGCGCCCGACACCTTCACCAGGACGACCTCCTGCGGCGCACGCGGGTGCGGCTTCACGCCCTGGAGCACCGCTGCGGTCTCCTTGGCGGAGGCGATCGACTTCTCCGGCGGCTTGACCTTCTTGAACTTGGCGACCGCCAACAGCGCCAGTCCGCCGGCCAGCAGCAGGAACGCCACACCAACGATCAGGAACGACCAGGCGAGACCGAGCCCCAGATTGTGGATTCCGTACGCCGCGGCAAAGCTGAGCACGGGTAGCGAGAAGAGCACGAACACCCCTGCGACGATCAAGGCTGCTCCGCCCGTGACGCCGCGCTTGACGTCCTGTCGGAGCTCCGCCTTCGCCAGGGCGATCTCATCGTGCACAAGTGCCGACATCTCGGCGGTCGCCGACGCGACCAACTGCCCGAGGCTCCGCTCTGCACTGGTGCCGGGGTCGCTCATCGCTACTCCCTCTTTCCTGGCTCTGCTGCGGTGTCCGGGCGCTCCTGGAGTGTCCTGGAGACCGGGACGCTTCTGAATTGTCCGGGGTCCGTTATCAGATCATGCCGGACGCTCACGGTCTTCGCGCGACGCCCCCGAGGCTTCCTGTCCGCCGCCGGCTGAGACGCCTGCCAGCCGACGGTGCTCCGCGGCCCTCTTCTCGTAGATCTCCGCCATGCGGAGGTGGTACGCCGGGTCGTCCTGTTCGTAGATGTCGGGAATGCCATCCTGGTCGTCGTCGCGTTCCTCGTCCGCGATGAGCGCCCGGTACTTGCGTACCCGCAATTTGAGAAGAACACCGGCGAGTACGGCAGCAATCAGTGAGCCCATCAGAACGGCAGCCTTCACCTGATCGGTGAGCCCCGCATCGCCGGCGAAGGCCAGTTCGCCGATCAACAGGGACACGGTGAAGCCGATACCGGCCAGGGTGGCGACGGCGAAGACATCCGGCCAGGCCAGATCCTCGTTGAGTTCCGCTCGGGTGAAGCGGGCTGCGAGCCAGGTGCCGCCGAAGATGCCGAATGCCTTGCCGACCACCAGGCCGAGGACCACTCCGAGCGTTTCGGGCTTGGTGAAGACGTCGCCGAGTACGCCCCCGGAGACACTGACGCCGGCCGAGAACAGGGCGAAGAGCGGTACGGCGAGCCCTGCCGACAAGGGACGCACCAGATGTTCGATGTGCTCGCCGGGGGAGTGGTCCTCACCCTCCCGGCGGGAGCAGCGCAGCATCAGGCCCATGGCGACGCCCGCGATGGTGGCGTGGACGCCGCTGTTGTACATCAGGCCCCAGATGACCAGGGCCAGTGGGACGTACACGTACCAGCCGTGCACTTCCTTGCGGAGGAGAATCCAGAAGAGGACGAGTCCGGCGAAGGCGCCGCCGAGTGCGGCGAAGTTCAGATCGCTGGTGAAGAAGACGGCGATGATCAGGATGGCGAAGAGGTCGTCCACCACGGCGAGGGTCAGCAGGAACGCGCGCAGAGCGGACGGGAGGGAGGCACCGAGAACGGCGAGTACGGCGAGGGCGAAGGCGATGTCCGTGGCGGTGGGAACGGCCCATCCGTCGGTTGAGCCGCCTCCGATCGTGTTGACCGCGAGATAGACCAGTGCGGGAACGGCCATGCCGCTGAGCGCGGCGATCACGGGAAGGGCGGCGGCTTTGGGGTCGCGCAGTTCACCCGCGACCAGTTCGCGCTTGAGTTCGATGCCGGCCACGAAGAAGAAGATGGCGAGCAGACCGTCGGCCGCCCAGTGCTGTATCGAAAGGTCCAGGCCGAGCGACTCAGGGCCTATGTGGAACGAACTGAGGGACTCATAGCTGCTCGACAGGGGAGTGTTGGCCCAGATCAGGGCCACGATGGCGGCGATGAGGAGCAGGACTCCGCCGACGGTTTCGGTGCGCAGGGCGTTCGCTACGAAAGTGCGCTCCGGCAACGACATCCGGCCAAGGAACTTGCGGGGGCTCGGCGAAGTCATGACGGGTGTACCTCCGGTAGGTCGGGCAGGGCAAAGCACCTGCCGACCAGACTTCCCGGCGCACCTAGGTTCACATTGTCGCGCTCTTAACGCGCGGCTCACCATAAA
Coding sequences within:
- the nhaA gene encoding Na+/H+ antiporter NhaA encodes the protein MTSPSPRKFLGRMSLPERTFVANALRTETVGGVLLLIAAIVALIWANTPLSSSYESLSSFHIGPESLGLDLSIQHWAADGLLAIFFFVAGIELKRELVAGELRDPKAAALPVIAALSGMAVPALVYLAVNTIGGGSTDGWAVPTATDIAFALAVLAVLGASLPSALRAFLLTLAVVDDLFAILIIAVFFTSDLNFAALGGAFAGLVLFWILLRKEVHGWYVYVPLALVIWGLMYNSGVHATIAGVAMGLMLRCSRREGEDHSPGEHIEHLVRPLSAGLAVPLFALFSAGVSVSGGVLGDVFTKPETLGVVLGLVVGKAFGIFGGTWLAARFTRAELNEDLAWPDVFAVATLAGIGFTVSLLIGELAFAGDAGLTDQVKAAVLMGSLIAAVLAGVLLKLRVRKYRALIADEERDDDQDGIPDIYEQDDPAYHLRMAEIYEKRAAEHRRLAGVSAGGGQEASGASREDRERPA
- a CDS encoding phage holin family protein gives rise to the protein MSDPGTSAERSLGQLVASATAEMSALVHDEIALAKAELRQDVKRGVTGGAALIVAGVFVLFSLPVLSFAAAYGIHNLGLGLAWSFLIVGVAFLLLAGGLALLAVAKFKKVKPPEKSIASAKETAAVLQGVKPHPRAPQEVVLVKVSGAEVGATAR